A genomic stretch from Candidatus Thiothrix anitrata includes:
- the moeA gene encoding molybdopterin molybdotransferase MoeA, translating to MSMISVEQAQTHILASITALQTPETVTLWQAQGRILAQAVTAPLDVPPHRNSAMDGYALRHIDLGNEHPLRVIGTAFAGRPFAGHVQAGECVRIMTGAVVPDGADTVIMQENVQRDGDVIQLNQPPNVGENVRHPGEDMRIGDIVLTAGHKLNAADLGLLASLGIGEVAVLRRPRVAFCSTGDELKSIGEPLQPGDIYDSNRYTLYGLLSKLDVEIIDLGVVRDTPDAVEHAFQQAMQRADIFITSGGVSVGEADYVTATLERMGQVNFWKIAMKPGKPLAFGTLGNTFFFGLPGNPVSVMATFVLFVRPAILRMRGEIIPGVPEYSAICDTPLKKVPGRKDYQRGICQQDSNGQWRVSSTGGQGSHQLRSMSQANCFIALPLDAGNSEAGAHVTIIPFSSLL from the coding sequence ATGAGCATGATTAGCGTCGAACAAGCCCAGACCCACATTTTGGCCAGCATTACGGCCTTGCAAACCCCTGAAACCGTCACACTGTGGCAGGCTCAGGGGCGCATTCTGGCACAAGCGGTCACCGCCCCGCTGGACGTGCCACCACACCGCAACTCAGCAATGGACGGCTACGCGCTGCGCCACATTGATCTTGGCAATGAACACCCTCTGCGGGTCATCGGCACAGCCTTTGCGGGTCGCCCATTCGCGGGTCATGTCCAAGCGGGTGAATGTGTGCGCATCATGACCGGTGCTGTCGTACCTGACGGTGCGGATACGGTGATCATGCAGGAAAACGTACAACGTGACGGCGACGTCATCCAGTTAAACCAGCCACCCAATGTTGGTGAAAACGTGCGCCACCCCGGTGAAGATATGCGCATTGGCGACATCGTGCTGACAGCAGGACACAAGCTCAATGCTGCTGATTTGGGCTTACTCGCCTCGTTGGGGATTGGTGAAGTTGCCGTATTGCGCCGCCCACGGGTTGCCTTTTGCTCAACTGGCGACGAACTCAAAAGTATCGGCGAACCCTTACAACCCGGTGATATTTATGACAGCAATCGCTACACCCTGTACGGTTTACTCAGCAAATTGGATGTGGAAATCATCGACCTCGGCGTAGTGCGCGACACCCCGGATGCGGTGGAACATGCCTTCCAACAAGCGATGCAGCGAGCTGATATTTTCATTACCAGCGGCGGGGTCTCAGTGGGTGAAGCCGATTATGTCACGGCTACCCTAGAACGTATGGGACAAGTGAATTTCTGGAAAATCGCCATGAAACCGGGCAAACCGCTGGCTTTCGGCACACTCGGCAACACATTTTTCTTTGGTTTACCCGGCAACCCCGTTTCGGTGATGGCAACCTTTGTGCTATTTGTACGCCCTGCCATTTTGCGGATGCGGGGTGAAATCATTCCCGGCGTTCCCGAATACAGTGCAATTTGCGACACTCCGCTAAAAAAAGTTCCCGGACGCAAAGATTACCAACGCGGCATTTGCCAGCAAGATAGCAATGGACAATGGCGCGTCAGCAGCACGGGCGGGCAAGGCTCACATCAATTACGCTCGATGAGCCAAGCCAACTGTTTTATTGCGTTACCACTTGATGCGGGTAATAGTGAGGCAGGCGCACACGTGACCATTATCCCATTTAGCAGTTTGTTATAA
- a CDS encoding S8 family serine peptidase, whose translation MNKKYLPLYMLSLVMGTAPLTTTAFADMPSKTNAATPAPPVNTDRLIIRFRDTASPVAVEKVLSRMRTEKQESFAYAKTTPDHADVFRFNKRKKNTEWAKLSAWLKQFPEVEYVEPDYILNKMATTNALPNDPYLMYQWPLTDAISGIRADQAWNSSNGAGSVVAVLDTGILPHVDLLPNLLPGYDMINDSFVANDGNGRDADPTDTGDYLLAGECGSSANTSSSWHGTHVTGTIAAAANNAEGIAGVAYAAKALPVRVLGKCGGYTSDIAAGIVWAAGGSVSGVPANPNPARVINLSLGGASSCGSTLQNAINTARNNQAVVVVAAGNSNTDVSQFSPANCAGVVTVAATGKNGGKAYYSNYGNLVDLAAPGGSMNTGTADGIVSTLNSGTQQAVTDTYRYYQGTSMATPHVAGVAALMLAANPALTPDQVESLLKSSARAFPQSCNGCGTGLLDANAAVQAAKGITTTPTPVDPYTTLLNDLRKHRDLWRSLGISNYRYDLEYQSALRLQLTIKSGKVVAGINLNTNKSLTSRELRNYGKTIEQLFSSIETAIINKYPVVEANYDSVSGYPDTVFLDKNSRSQRDDVRFAASNLSKL comes from the coding sequence ATGAACAAGAAATATTTACCCCTGTACATGCTGTCATTGGTAATGGGTACAGCTCCCTTGACCACTACCGCTTTTGCTGACATGCCTAGCAAAACCAATGCTGCCACCCCTGCTCCACCCGTGAACACTGACCGGCTAATTATCCGTTTCCGTGACACTGCCAGCCCGGTTGCTGTCGAAAAAGTCCTGTCACGAATGCGCACCGAAAAACAGGAAAGTTTTGCTTACGCCAAAACCACGCCCGATCATGCCGATGTGTTTCGCTTCAATAAACGCAAGAAAAATACCGAATGGGCAAAGCTCTCCGCTTGGTTGAAACAATTCCCTGAAGTGGAATACGTCGAGCCTGACTACATTCTAAATAAAATGGCAACAACAAATGCTCTGCCGAATGATCCCTACCTGATGTACCAATGGCCATTAACCGATGCCATCAGCGGTATCCGTGCGGATCAGGCATGGAATAGCAGCAACGGTGCAGGCAGTGTGGTCGCCGTACTTGATACCGGCATCTTGCCGCATGTGGATTTATTGCCTAATTTACTCCCCGGCTATGACATGATTAACGACAGTTTTGTCGCCAATGACGGTAATGGACGCGATGCCGATCCTACCGATACGGGGGATTATCTGCTTGCCGGTGAATGTGGTAGTAGCGCAAATACCAGCAGTAGCTGGCATGGGACACACGTTACCGGCACGATCGCTGCGGCGGCGAATAATGCGGAAGGCATTGCCGGTGTTGCTTATGCGGCAAAAGCCTTGCCAGTGCGGGTATTGGGCAAATGCGGTGGCTACACCTCTGACATTGCCGCCGGGATTGTTTGGGCAGCCGGAGGCAGCGTGTCGGGCGTTCCTGCCAACCCGAACCCAGCACGGGTAATTAATCTGAGCTTGGGTGGAGCTTCGAGTTGCGGCTCCACCTTACAAAATGCCATCAATACGGCGCGTAATAACCAAGCTGTCGTCGTGGTTGCCGCTGGCAACAGCAATACCGATGTCAGCCAATTCTCACCTGCCAATTGCGCTGGGGTTGTTACAGTTGCGGCTACCGGCAAAAACGGTGGTAAAGCTTATTATTCCAACTACGGCAACCTAGTTGACCTCGCGGCTCCCGGCGGCTCAATGAACACCGGTACGGCTGACGGTATCGTTTCCACCCTCAATTCCGGCACACAACAGGCTGTCACCGATACTTACCGCTATTATCAGGGAACCAGCATGGCAACGCCGCATGTTGCTGGTGTTGCTGCCTTGATGCTTGCCGCCAATCCGGCCTTGACACCTGATCAGGTTGAAAGCCTGTTAAAGTCTTCCGCACGTGCATTCCCACAAAGCTGTAACGGCTGCGGCACAGGCTTGCTGGATGCCAATGCTGCGGTGCAAGCTGCCAAAGGCATCACCACAACACCAACCCCGGTTGATCCATACACTACGCTCTTGAATGACTTGCGTAAACACCGCGATTTGTGGCGTTCCCTCGGCATCAGCAACTATCGCTACGACCTAGAATACCAAAGCGCGTTGCGCCTGCAATTGACCATTAAATCCGGCAAAGTCGTTGCTGGGATTAACCTCAATACCAATAAATCACTCACTTCTAGGGAGTTACGTAATTACGGCAAAACCATTGAGCAACTGTTCAGCAGCATTGAAACCGCCATTATCAATAAATACCCGGTAGTGGAAGCTAACTATGACAGTGTATCCGGTTATCCCGACACAGTTTTTCTCGATAAGAATAGCCGTTCCCAACGTGATGACGTCCGCTTTGCTGCCAGTAATCTGAGCAAACTCTAA
- a CDS encoding monovalent cation/H+ antiporter subunit A → MVTTFDLPLAVLLPFVGALLAANLSSLHRVAAAWVAGLVTLTALLVLLPALQLVFAGETLVQSWAWMPAIGLDFAFRLDGLGALFALLILVIGLLIILYARYYLSAKDSMGRFFAYLLMFMGSMLGVVLSENLLQLVVFWELTSLSSFLLISYWQHRKDARQGARMALAITGGGGLALLAGILLLGQMAGSYNLSDVLLAGEQIRAHALYLPTLVLIAIGVFTKSAQFPFHFWLPNAMSAPTPVSAYLHSATMVKAGIFLLARFFPVLSGTPEWSWLIGTVGMITLLVGAFVALFQHDLKGLLAYSTISHLGLITLLFGLGTELAAVAALFHIINHATFKASLFMVAGIIDHETGSRDMRRINGLLKYMPHTAALAMIAAAAMAGVPLLNGFLSKEMFFDQAVVASSTSVWALTIPVLATLAGIFSVAYSLRFIHDVFFNGEPIDLPKTPHEPPPFMRIPVDVLVVLCLAVGMLPMFTVAPLLAVAVQGTLQGVPPEYSLAIWHGFNEPLLMSFIALVGGIAVYAVRKPLFAWYESHVKGQQLRRLYDWKIDKLLQVARTVTRGFDRGSLQDMLFWVLGFTLLMGAAGFLSSASPLLGERALLPLDAVSLAVGATLILASLLSVVLHRERLIALVILGAVGLVVSLAFVKFSAPDLALTQLSVEIVTIVLLMLALYFLPQYTPRISAVWRKWRDGILAGLLGLGSAALALAVMTRETANLADYFVTQSVPGGGGTNVVNVILVDFRGFDTLGEIAVLALAGLGIFALLQQIKLYAPAEDSSGRAWALEANPFILQTFSRVLFPMMLMVAVFVFLRGHNLPGGGFIAGLIAALAIVLQNLANGIGWTAQRIRTDMHSWLAAGLLLAAGTGLVAMALGYPFLTSAHTHVHWPVVGGFELASAMFFDAGVFLVVVGATVMILVELGKLNRLDTPAPVLQGEV, encoded by the coding sequence ATGGTAACAACGTTTGATTTGCCGTTGGCAGTTCTTTTGCCGTTTGTCGGCGCATTGCTGGCAGCAAACCTGAGTTCGCTGCATCGGGTCGCTGCTGCGTGGGTAGCCGGATTAGTGACGTTGACTGCCTTGCTGGTGTTGTTGCCTGCGTTGCAACTGGTGTTTGCAGGGGAAACATTGGTGCAATCTTGGGCGTGGATGCCTGCTATCGGCTTGGATTTCGCTTTCCGTTTGGATGGTCTGGGCGCATTGTTTGCCTTACTGATCCTTGTCATTGGTCTGCTGATCATCCTCTACGCCCGTTATTATTTGTCAGCGAAAGATTCAATGGGGCGGTTTTTTGCCTACCTGCTGATGTTCATGGGGTCAATGCTGGGCGTGGTATTGTCAGAAAACCTGCTGCAATTGGTAGTGTTCTGGGAGCTGACCTCATTAAGTTCTTTTCTGTTGATCAGTTATTGGCAACATCGCAAAGATGCGCGGCAAGGGGCGCGAATGGCGTTGGCAATCACCGGCGGCGGCGGCTTGGCGTTGTTGGCGGGAATTTTGCTGCTGGGGCAGATGGCGGGCAGTTATAACTTGTCGGACGTGTTGCTGGCAGGTGAGCAAATCCGTGCCCATGCGCTGTATTTGCCGACTTTGGTGTTGATTGCGATTGGGGTGTTTACCAAATCGGCGCAATTCCCGTTTCATTTCTGGCTGCCTAATGCGATGTCAGCACCGACTCCCGTTTCCGCGTATTTACACTCCGCCACGATGGTGAAAGCGGGGATTTTCCTATTGGCGCGATTTTTTCCGGTGTTGTCGGGTACGCCGGAATGGTCGTGGCTGATTGGTACGGTGGGGATGATTACCTTGCTGGTGGGGGCATTCGTGGCGTTGTTCCAGCACGATTTGAAGGGCTTGTTGGCGTATTCGACCATTAGTCATTTGGGGCTGATCACGCTGCTGTTTGGGTTGGGAACGGAGCTGGCGGCGGTGGCAGCATTATTCCACATTATTAACCACGCCACGTTCAAGGCGTCGCTGTTCATGGTGGCGGGGATTATTGACCATGAAACCGGCTCGCGAGATATGCGCCGGATTAATGGTTTGCTGAAATACATGCCGCATACGGCGGCACTGGCAATGATTGCGGCGGCGGCAATGGCGGGTGTGCCATTGTTGAACGGTTTTTTGAGCAAGGAAATGTTCTTTGATCAGGCGGTGGTGGCTTCCAGTACGTCGGTTTGGGCGTTGACTATTCCGGTATTGGCGACTTTGGCTGGGATATTTTCGGTGGCGTATTCCTTGCGCTTTATCCATGACGTGTTTTTCAACGGTGAACCGATTGATTTGCCGAAAACACCGCACGAGCCGCCGCCGTTTATGCGGATTCCGGTCGATGTCTTGGTGGTTTTGTGTTTGGCGGTGGGGATGTTGCCAATGTTTACGGTCGCGCCGTTGTTGGCAGTAGCGGTGCAGGGGACATTACAAGGTGTTCCTCCCGAATACAGTCTGGCGATTTGGCACGGGTTTAATGAGCCGTTGTTGATGAGCTTTATCGCGCTGGTGGGCGGGATTGCGGTGTATGCGGTACGCAAACCGCTGTTTGCTTGGTATGAATCGCATGTGAAAGGTCAGCAATTGCGTCGCTTGTATGACTGGAAAATCGACAAGTTGTTGCAAGTGGCGCGTACTGTGACCCGTGGGTTTGACCGGGGTTCGTTGCAGGATATGTTGTTCTGGGTATTGGGTTTCACGTTGCTGATGGGGGCTGCGGGTTTCTTGTCGAGTGCCTCACCTTTATTGGGTGAGCGGGCATTGTTGCCACTGGATGCGGTAAGCCTGGCGGTGGGTGCAACCTTGATTCTTGCCAGCCTGTTGAGTGTGGTTTTGCACCGCGAACGCTTGATCGCATTGGTAATCTTGGGGGCGGTTGGCTTGGTGGTGTCGCTGGCATTCGTGAAATTTTCCGCACCGGATTTGGCCTTGACGCAGTTGTCGGTGGAAATTGTCACGATTGTATTGCTGATGCTGGCTTTGTATTTCCTGCCGCAATATACCCCACGTATCAGTGCGGTGTGGCGTAAGTGGCGTGATGGTATTTTGGCTGGATTGTTGGGCTTGGGATCAGCGGCGTTGGCGTTGGCGGTGATGACCCGTGAGACGGCAAACTTGGCGGATTATTTCGTGACGCAAAGTGTGCCGGGTGGTGGCGGTACGAATGTGGTCAATGTGATTCTGGTGGATTTCCGGGGCTTTGATACCTTGGGGGAAATCGCGGTACTGGCGTTGGCAGGCTTGGGGATTTTTGCCTTGTTGCAGCAAATTAAATTGTATGCACCTGCGGAAGATAGCAGTGGACGCGCTTGGGCGTTGGAGGCGAATCCGTTCATTTTGCAAACCTTTAGCCGGGTATTGTTCCCGATGATGTTGATGGTGGCGGTGTTTGTGTTCCTGCGCGGGCATAACTTGCCGGGCGGTGGATTTATTGCTGGGTTGATTGCGGCGTTGGCAATTGTGTTGCAGAACTTGGCGAATGGGATTGGCTGGACGGCGCAACGGATTCGTACTGACATGCATTCCTGGCTGGCGGCAGGTTTGCTGTTGGCAGCAGGTACGGGGTTGGTGGCAATGGCGTTGGGGTATCCGTTCCTCACTTCGGCACATACGCATGTGCATTGGCCGGTGGTCGGTGGCTTTGAGCTGGCGAGTGCCATGTTCTTTGACGCGGGTGTTTTCTTGGTGGTCGTGGGAGCAACGGTAATGATTCTGGTGGAACTGGGCAAGCTGAACCGGCTGGATACGCCCGCACCTGTGCTGCAAGGAGAGGTGTAA
- a CDS encoding Na+/H+ antiporter subunit C, which translates to MELLIALSIGVLVACGVYLVLRASTFPVVMGLTLLSYATNLFLFAMGRLAIGVPAIVRPDAPGYADPLPQALVLTAIVIAFGMTAFAIVLALKARGETGSDHVDGKDALPSPLAGGEAPRSSGWDGLGMGGKTL; encoded by the coding sequence ATGGAATTATTGATTGCCTTGAGTATCGGGGTGCTGGTGGCTTGCGGGGTGTATCTGGTGTTACGTGCCAGTACCTTTCCGGTGGTGATGGGGTTGACCTTGTTGTCGTATGCCACCAATTTGTTTTTGTTTGCGATGGGGCGGCTGGCGATTGGTGTGCCTGCGATTGTGCGCCCGGATGCACCGGGGTATGCCGACCCGTTGCCGCAAGCACTGGTATTGACCGCGATTGTGATTGCCTTTGGGATGACCGCGTTTGCCATTGTGTTGGCGTTGAAAGCACGGGGGGAAACGGGCAGTGATCATGTGGATGGTAAGGATGCGCTCCCTTCACCCCTTGCGGGGGGCGAAGCGCCGCGTTCAAGCGGCTGGGACGGGCTGGGGATGGGGGGTAAGACGCTATGA
- a CDS encoding monovalent cation/H+ antiporter subunit D, with protein MMHLPILPILLPLLAGILLLLLRPLGLQVQRMVGFAAAFALLMLAVWLFDGALVGQRQVYALGNWPAPFGITLVFDQLAALMLLVTAVLAVGALWYAIVTDIDAQGSHFHVLFQMQLFGLNGAFLTGDAFNLFVFFEVLLLASYSLLLHGGGKERTVAGLHYVVVNLVGSTVFLFALGALYGALGTLNIADMAAKVAALPAEREGLVMAAGLLLLLVFGVKAAMFPLYLWLPAAYANTSAPVAALFAIMTKVGVYAIIRVHGTVFGEDAGSLAYFYAPWLLGLGLITLLLAALGVLAAFRLRVQVAYLVLASVAMLLIAVGLHSETGLAAALYYLVHSTLLAGGLFLLADVIVRGRGAYADRFDPGMRLPHHALLGGLFMFAAVAALGLPPLSGFFGKLWILQAALEHPWRWAVLATVLISSAILLIALARSGSVLFYKVKDRPDAADPVLPAQISAFAPSLMAVLWLLVAVPLLVLLAQPVAEIMQQIAAQTLDTAGYRAAVFDPAVGGK; from the coding sequence ATGATGCACTTGCCGATTCTTCCGATTCTATTGCCGTTGTTGGCGGGAATTCTCTTGCTGTTATTGCGTCCACTGGGTTTGCAGGTGCAGCGCATGGTGGGTTTTGCCGCCGCGTTTGCCTTGCTGATGTTGGCGGTGTGGTTGTTTGATGGTGCATTGGTTGGGCAGCGGCAGGTGTATGCGCTGGGCAACTGGCCTGCGCCATTCGGCATTACCTTGGTGTTTGACCAGCTTGCGGCGTTGATGCTGTTGGTGACAGCAGTGCTGGCGGTCGGGGCATTGTGGTATGCAATTGTCACCGATATTGACGCGCAAGGTAGCCATTTCCATGTGCTATTCCAGATGCAATTGTTTGGTCTGAACGGGGCGTTTTTGACCGGGGATGCGTTTAACCTGTTCGTGTTTTTTGAGGTGTTGTTGCTGGCTTCTTACAGTTTGCTGCTGCATGGCGGTGGTAAGGAACGCACGGTGGCGGGGCTGCATTATGTGGTGGTGAATCTGGTCGGTTCGACGGTGTTCCTGTTTGCGCTGGGGGCGTTGTACGGCGCACTGGGGACGCTGAATATCGCGGATATGGCAGCAAAAGTGGCGGCATTACCGGCGGAGCGTGAAGGGCTGGTGATGGCAGCGGGTTTGTTGCTATTGCTGGTATTCGGGGTGAAAGCGGCGATGTTCCCGTTGTATTTGTGGTTGCCTGCGGCGTATGCCAATACCTCCGCACCCGTGGCGGCGTTGTTTGCGATTATGACCAAGGTGGGGGTGTACGCGATTATTCGGGTGCATGGCACGGTGTTTGGGGAAGATGCGGGCAGTTTGGCGTATTTCTACGCGCCTTGGTTGCTGGGGCTGGGGCTGATTACCTTGTTACTGGCGGCGTTGGGCGTGCTGGCGGCGTTTCGCTTGCGCGTTCAGGTGGCGTATTTGGTGTTGGCTTCGGTGGCAATGTTGTTGATTGCGGTCGGGCTGCATTCTGAAACGGGGCTGGCGGCGGCGTTGTATTATTTGGTGCATTCGACCTTGCTGGCGGGCGGTTTGTTTTTGCTGGCGGATGTAATTGTGCGCGGACGTGGGGCGTATGCTGACCGTTTTGACCCCGGTATGCGCTTGCCGCACCATGCCTTATTGGGTGGTTTGTTTATGTTTGCGGCAGTAGCAGCCTTGGGTTTGCCGCCATTGTCGGGGTTTTTTGGCAAGTTGTGGATTTTGCAGGCGGCATTGGAACATCCTTGGCGTTGGGCGGTGTTGGCAACGGTATTAATTAGCAGTGCTATATTGCTGATTGCCTTGGCGCGTAGCGGTTCGGTATTGTTTTACAAGGTGAAAGATCGCCCTGATGCGGCTGATCCGGTATTGCCAGCGCAGATTTCGGCGTTTGCACCCAGTTTGATGGCGGTGCTGTGGTTACTGGTGGCTGTGCCGTTGTTGGTGCTATTGGCGCAACCGGTTGCAGAGATAATGCAGCAAATCGCCGCGCAAACCTTGGATACGGCGGGGTATCGGGCGGCAGTGTTTGACCCTGCGGTGGGAGGTAAATGA
- a CDS encoding Na+/H+ antiporter subunit E: MLKRLLPHPLLSVFLLLIWLLLNNTVAMGHVVLGAGLAVLIPFLTMGFWPERVCVQRPWVLLKFVAVVLWDIVVANLNVAALILGSTRKLQPAFMVLELDIRSPLGVSLLANTISLTPGTVSCEVSADRRQLLVHALHVTDVEASIREMKQRYEQPLIEVLREC; this comes from the coding sequence ATGTTGAAACGATTGTTGCCGCATCCGCTGTTGAGCGTGTTCCTGTTGCTGATCTGGTTGTTGTTGAACAATACCGTGGCAATGGGGCATGTGGTGCTGGGCGCGGGTTTGGCGGTACTGATTCCGTTTTTGACGATGGGATTTTGGCCGGAACGGGTGTGTGTGCAGCGTCCGTGGGTGCTGCTGAAATTTGTGGCGGTGGTGCTGTGGGATATTGTGGTGGCGAACCTGAATGTGGCGGCGTTGATTCTGGGTTCTACTCGCAAGCTTCAGCCTGCGTTTATGGTGTTGGAATTGGATATTCGTTCGCCGTTAGGGGTGAGTTTGCTGGCGAATACGATTTCGCTGACACCGGGGACGGTTTCGTGTGAAGTGTCGGCTGACCGGCGGCAATTGCTGGTTCACGCGCTGCATGTGACGGATGTGGAGGCGAGCATTCGGGAAATGAAGCAGCGTTACGAGCAACCATTGATAGAGGTGTTACGCGAATGTTGA
- a CDS encoding K+/H+ antiporter subunit F has protein sequence MLSMVLPWAFGMVSLALLLSLYRLLVGPDVPDRILALDTLYLNTIALLVLFGLLQGSALYFEAALLIAVMGFVGTIALSKYLLRGDIME, from the coding sequence ATGTTGAGTATGGTGTTGCCTTGGGCATTCGGTATGGTGTCGTTGGCGTTGTTATTGAGTTTGTACCGCTTGCTGGTGGGGCCGGATGTGCCTGACCGGATTCTGGCGTTGGATACCTTGTACCTGAATACGATTGCCTTGCTGGTATTGTTCGGGTTGTTGCAAGGCAGTGCGTTGTATTTCGAGGCGGCGTTGCTGATTGCGGTCATGGGTTTTGTGGGTACGATTGCGTTGAGCAAGTATTTGCTGCGCGGCGATATTATGGAGTAG
- a CDS encoding Na+/H+ antiporter subunit G — MLDVILAVLVLVGAFFTLVGSWGLAKMPDFFMRLHGPTKATTIGVGAVLVASALYFSFNTDGVSLHEVLVTLFLFMTAPVSAHMMAKAALHLRVKQVERTRR, encoded by the coding sequence ATGTTGGATGTAATCTTGGCAGTATTGGTGTTGGTGGGAGCGTTTTTTACGCTGGTGGGGTCGTGGGGTTTGGCGAAAATGCCGGACTTTTTCATGCGCCTGCACGGGCCGACCAAGGCGACGACCATTGGCGTGGGGGCAGTGTTGGTGGCTTCGGCCTTGTACTTTTCGTTCAATACCGATGGGGTAAGCTTGCATGAAGTGCTGGTGACGTTGTTTTTGTTCATGACCGCGCCAGTGAGTGCGCACATGATGGCGAAGGCGGCGTTGCATTTGCGGGTGAAGCAGGTGGAGCGGACTCGGCGTTAA
- a CDS encoding DUF1819 family protein — protein sequence MKPYPYSFSFTSSAAAIQTSVALAAVFMRLENWRLVREQAIRENMFQARTVSYAERLFREIASRLQTLNHAEINLLVNGNPTEQQQLVWLAICQRYAPIRDFAQEVLVEHYHQSRSQLAEQEFDAFYHRKAEWQVELERLAPATLAKARRVVFRMLKECGLLNTDNLILPQALSTGLIVAMGDNAKRYRAIFPGVTYPHD from the coding sequence TTGAAACCATACCCTTACAGTTTTTCCTTCACATCTTCTGCTGCCGCTATTCAGACATCGGTAGCATTAGCGGCTGTGTTTATGCGCTTGGAAAATTGGAGGCTAGTGCGTGAGCAAGCCATTCGGGAAAATATGTTTCAGGCACGCACTGTCAGCTATGCGGAGCGGCTGTTTCGGGAAATCGCCAGCCGTTTGCAGACACTGAATCACGCTGAAATTAACTTGTTAGTAAACGGCAATCCGACTGAACAACAGCAATTGGTATGGTTGGCGATTTGTCAGCGTTACGCCCCTATCCGTGATTTCGCTCAGGAAGTGCTGGTGGAGCATTATCACCAGTCCCGTTCCCAGCTTGCCGAGCAAGAATTTGATGCTTTCTATCACCGCAAAGCCGAATGGCAGGTTGAATTGGAGCGTTTAGCCCCAGCGACGTTGGCAAAAGCCCGCCGGGTCGTGTTCAGGATGTTAAAGGAGTGCGGTTTGCTGAATACCGACAACCTCATTTTGCCGCAAGCCTTGAGCACCGGACTCATTGTCGCGATGGGGGATAATGCCAAACGGTACAGGGCTATCTTTCCAGGAGTGACGTATCCACATGATTGA
- a CDS encoding DUF1788 domain-containing protein: MIERKLQGCISRHNRDDAYAHLTDVLTSEAFLMNQGLNNDIPFHICPFQPEIRNDVVQLIRQLVNYLHAAGKRVLEINLYDLVVEILQAEGDWEWLQESEFELSRADLKEDLQAILDVETVVTPAIAKQMAAANFDVLFITGVGEVFPYIRSHNILNNLQRYAKEKPTLMFFPGIYQHSLEKGASLNLFGRITDDKYYRAFNILDRAI, from the coding sequence ATGATTGAGCGAAAACTTCAGGGGTGTATATCCCGGCACAATCGGGATGACGCTTACGCCCACCTGACGGATGTACTGACCAGCGAAGCATTTTTGATGAATCAAGGCTTGAACAACGACATTCCGTTCCATATCTGCCCGTTTCAGCCGGAAATACGCAATGACGTAGTACAACTGATCCGCCAACTGGTCAATTACCTGCACGCTGCCGGTAAGCGGGTGCTGGAAATCAACCTGTATGATTTGGTGGTGGAGATTTTACAGGCGGAAGGGGATTGGGAGTGGTTGCAGGAAAGCGAGTTTGAACTGAGCCGGGCAGACCTCAAGGAAGATTTGCAGGCTATTCTGGATGTCGAAACCGTGGTAACACCGGCTATTGCCAAGCAGATGGCGGCGGCAAACTTCGATGTGTTATTCATTACCGGCGTGGGCGAAGTATTCCCGTATATCCGCTCGCACAATATCCTGAATAATTTGCAACGCTATGCCAAAGAAAAGCCCACCCTGATGTTTTTCCCCGGTATTTATCAGCACTCGCTGGAAAAAGGCGCGTCATTGAATTTGTTTGGGCGCATTACCGACGACAAATATTACCGTGCTTTCAATATTCTCGACCGCGCTATCTGA